The following are encoded together in the Bubalus kerabau isolate K-KA32 ecotype Philippines breed swamp buffalo chromosome 3, PCC_UOA_SB_1v2, whole genome shotgun sequence genome:
- the LOC129646842 gene encoding periphilin-1-like isoform X1: MSQPLGYRIPQLLRPRKRKGPPLPSLPPPAREMPPASGQLTAEIPDEQGTDPPTKQMSQLHIQDIAPPDPLPHKRVSGRLTQATRNASIPTWGQIKTLCHQARGIASLQGSPASPEKLFIAMLALLSCQDTRRWRLYYSGLEQPESRILRQNIQKLATELHLAVLRNKKGGDAGSRHIAY, encoded by the exons ATGTCTCAGCCCCTCGGATACCGGATTCCCCAGCTGCTGCGACCCCGAAAAAGGAAGGGACCTCCTCTGCCTTCACTCCCCCCGCCAGCACGGGAAATGCCTCCAGCGTCGGGACAACTGACAGCGGAGATCCCGGATGAGCAAGGAACGGATCCACCCACCAAGCAGATGTCTCAACTTCATATACAGGATATTGCTCCTCCCGATCCTTTGCCTCACAAAAGGGTGTCAGGCCGCCTGACTCAGGCGACCcggaatgcctccatacctacttggggacaaataaaaacaCTCTGCCACCAGGCACGGGGAATAGCTTCCTTACAGGGATCTCCAGCTTCTCCTGAGAAACTGTTTATTGCCATGCTTGCTTTGCTTTCCTGTCAG GATACCAGGAGGTGGAGATTATACTATTCAGGACTGGAGCAACCCGAATCCAG gattcttcggcagaacattcagaagctcgcgactgagctgcatctggctgttttaagaaataaaaaagggggagatgctgggagccggcatattgcatattga
- the LOC129646842 gene encoding periphilin-1-like isoform X2: MSQPLGYRIPQLLRPRKRKGPPLPSLPPPAREMPPASGQLTAEIPDEQGTDPPTKQMSQLHIQDIAPPDPLPHKRVSGRLTQATRNASIPTWGQIKTLCHQARGIASLQGSPASPEKLFIAMLALLSCQDSSAEHSEARD, from the exons ATGTCTCAGCCCCTCGGATACCGGATTCCCCAGCTGCTGCGACCCCGAAAAAGGAAGGGACCTCCTCTGCCTTCACTCCCCCCGCCAGCACGGGAAATGCCTCCAGCGTCGGGACAACTGACAGCGGAGATCCCGGATGAGCAAGGAACGGATCCACCCACCAAGCAGATGTCTCAACTTCATATACAGGATATTGCTCCTCCCGATCCTTTGCCTCACAAAAGGGTGTCAGGCCGCCTGACTCAGGCGACCcggaatgcctccatacctacttggggacaaataaaaacaCTCTGCCACCAGGCACGGGGAATAGCTTCCTTACAGGGATCTCCAGCTTCTCCTGAGAAACTGTTTATTGCCATGCTTGCTTTGCTTTCCTGTCAG gattcttcggcagaacattcagaagctcgcgactga